TCAGTTGAAGAAGAAGGCAGAGATCGACAAGCCGATGAATCCTCACGCGATCCGGCACAATTTCGTGACGCTCGCGAAACGAGAATACAACATGGACGACGCAACGGTCAAGCACCTGATCGGGCATTCGCCGGATTCGACCGTCATGGAGACGACCTACGCCCACCTTTCCGACGATGATCACATTCGAGCGGCGGAAGTGGCCGCAGGAATTCGTGACCCTGACGACGAGAATCCGCTCACGCCCGAAATCTGCCACTGTGGGGAACCGTTGCCGGCACACGCGAAAGCGTGTCCTCGGTGCGGCACGGTGTACTCACCCGACGCTCAAGCTGTGAAGGAGCAAGTCGAAGCGGACATGAAACGGGCCTACGGCGAGACTCACCCCGACGATAGTACGACGCTCGACAAACTCAACGCGCTGGACGAACTCCTAGCTGACCCCGAGGTGAAACAGGCGCTGCTTCAGAAGCTCGATCGATAGTGATAACAGAACGGGTGAGCGCTCCTCCTCTGTCAGTATACTAGTACAATTATCGCTACCGAAACTCATCAAGAGCAAGGTAGTCCGGTCCTAGCGAATATGGACTCTTATTCGTAGTCGACGTAGTCGGTCTTCAGTTCGTACCGGGAGGGTTCGGCCTCCGTATCGGTCGAGAGGAGCATGCACTCGAATTCCAACGTCTCGCCCGCGGTCACGTCGGTAGCGTTCCACAGCCCTTCTCCAATTCGCGTGTCGCTGTCGTCGTAGAAGAACGCCTTCACCTCGACGTAGTTCAGGTCCTCCTCGCCGTTGATTCGGACCGTCCCCGCCACACTCCACGTGTCGTACTGACCTTCGACGAGGTCGTCTTCCACTACTTCGACGATGGGCGCCGCAGCGTCACCGTCGCTCTCCGTGTCACTAGCAGTGGAGTTCGGCTGGTCGGTGGACGGTTCTGACTGTTGGCCGCCGGACGACG
The Halomarina pelagica DNA segment above includes these coding regions:
- a CDS encoding FxLYD domain-containing protein, giving the protein MTTTTPDRQYNRRTFLAATGALGATLLLAGCTGEGEVEAEPDSTDTNSTDHQQQSSSGGQQSEPSTDQPNSTASDTESDGDAAAPIVEVVEDDLVEGQYDTWSVAGTVRINGEEDLNYVEVKAFFYDDSDTRIGEGLWNATDVTAGETLEFECMLLSTDTEAEPSRYELKTDYVDYE